The following are encoded in a window of Pyrenophora tritici-repentis strain M4 chromosome 6, whole genome shotgun sequence genomic DNA:
- a CDS encoding nitrite reductase, which produces MAETEPIVTEGIEPSSGESHSPPGERHITATWGSKDGNISNAQWNDAEANKLPEKVADLERKGEIHDQHPRKRIVVVGLGMVGIAFIEKLLKYDVKRREYDIVVIGEEPHLAYNRVGLTSFFQHRKVENLYLNPQEWYASMPEGSLNYHLNTLVTEIDSVNKNVKTSSGQTVSYDILVLATGSDALLPRHTPGHDAKGVFVYRTIEDLQRLIEFSSTRKGTTGTVVGGGLLGLEAAHAMMDLEDFAKVKLIERNRWVLSRQLDGDAGGMVVEQVRALGLDVMLSKRVGKIVTTEDNFVKGVVFEDGDEMECSCICFAIGIKSRDELARKAGIKCADRGGGIVVGGDLATSQPGIYAIGECASWENQTFGLIAPGVEMADVLAFNLTQAKAHAPRKFKAPDLSTKLKLLGVEVASFGDFFADRDGPKNMPGRQRAEKKEANGTSTRDRVKNLTDGPAPPPVKALTYKDPFQQVYKKYLFTMDGKYLLGGMMIGDTKDYIKLVPMVKNQKPLEMAPSELIVGAKKGDDDGSDLTDDTQICSCHNVTKGDVVNATKDGTCKSIGDVKSCTKAGTGCGGCMPLVQTIFNKTMASMGNEVKNHLCPHFEYSRADLFNIIYIKGLKNFASVMKEAGKDPNSLGCEACKPTIGNIVSSLYNKHLLELNNRGLQDTNDRFLANIQRNGTFSVVPRVSGGEITPEKLIVIGTVAKKYNLYTKITGGQRIDMFGARKQDLPDIWQELIDGGMESGHAYAKSLRTVKSCVGTTWCRFGIGDSVGMAVRLEERYKSIRGPHKIKGGVSGCVRECAEAQNKDFGLIATEKGFNIFVGGNGGAKPRHSELLAKDVPPDDVVPILDRYLSFYIRTADKLQRTARWMENLPGGIKYLQEVILEDKLGICADLEKQMEDLVGTFFCEWTEVLKDPKKRSWFSQFANTSETIVDTIEPTEERGQQRPSYWPKDSITEDFRGTKWTELSWQPLVKADEFKDTDTGDSKAIKRGDTQLAVFKVRGKYYCTQQMCPHKRAFVLSDGLIGDDIANNKLWVSCPYHKRNYELSGDNAGNCANDESVNIAVFPIEERGDGWLYVKLPSVEELDSVLGTSKFKIKKSETEDPFVALDKKLQRMQLKGRKGMQVSHLEDGLGEKGRAAQILAGGERGAGGLDW; this is translated from the exons ATGGCAGAGACAGAGCCGATTGTCACAGAGGGCATCGAGCCTTCATCTGGCGAATCACACTCACCACCTGGCGAACGACACATCACAGCAACATGGGGATCAAAAGACGGGAATATATCAAATGCGCAATGGAACGACGCAGAAGCTAATAAGCTGCCTGAGAAGGTGGCTGATCTAGAGAGGAAGGGGGAGATACATGATCAGCACCCCAGAAAGAGGATCGTGGTTGTAGGACTTGGTATGGTTGGCATTGCGTTCAT CGAGAAACTCCTCAAATACGATGTTAAGCGGAGAGAGTACGACATTGTAGTCATCGGCGAAGAACCTCACCTTGCATATAACCGTGTTGGCCTGACGAGTTTCTTCCAACACCGAAAGGTTGAGAATCTATATCTAAATCCTCAAGAATGG TATGCATCCATGCCAGAAGGCTCGTTGAACTACCACCTCAACACGCTCGTTACGGAGATCGACTCGGTCAACAAGAATGTAAAGACTTCGTCTGGACAAACAGTATCCTACGACATCCTGGTTCTAGCAACGGGATCCGATGCGCTACTTCCCCGACACACACCCGGCCATGACGCGAAAGGTGTCTTTGTATATCGCACCATCGAAGATCTACAACGACTGATTGAATTCTCGTCAACGCGGAAAGGCACGACTGGCACTGTTGTAGGAGGCGGTTTACTTGGTCTGGAAGCCGCACATGCGATGATGGATCTTGAGGATTTTGCCAAGGTGAAGCTTATTGAGAGGAACCGGTGGGTGCTGTCGAGACAGTTGGATGGTGATGCGGGTGGTATGGTTGTTGAGCAAGTCCGGGCTTTGGGCTTGGATGTCATGCTCAGCAAAAGAGTGGGCAAGATTGTGACCACCGAGGATAACTTTGTCAAGGGTGTGGTGTTTGAGGATGGCGATGAGATGGAGTGTTCTTGTATTTGTTTCGCT ATCGGCATCAAATCACGGGACGAGCTGGCACGGAAAGCTGGCATCAAGTGCGCGGACCGAGGGGGTGGTATTGTTGTTGGAGGGGATTTGGCGACCTCACAACCTGGTATCTACGCAATCGGCGAGTGTGCAAGCTGGGAGAACCAAACTTTTGGCCTTATTGCACCTGGTGTGGAAATGGCAGACGTCCTCGCCTTCAATCTCACCCAAGCGAAAGCACATGCGCCCAGGAAGTTCAAGGCCCCAGATCTCAGCACAAAGCTCAAGTTGCTTGGAGTCGAGGTCGCTAGTTTCGGCGACTTCTTCGCGGACCGCGATGGACCAAAGAATATGCCTGGTAGGCAGAGGGCTGAGAAGAAGGAAGCAAATGGAACGAGTACCAGAGACCGCGTGAAGAACCTGACGGACGGACCCGCACCACCGCCAGTCAAGGCGCTCACATACAAGGATCCGTTTCAGCAAGTGTACAAGAAGTACCTCTTTACCATGGATGGAAAGTACCTGCTCGGCGGCATGATGATCGGTGACACGAAAGACTACATCAAGCTTGTACCGATGGTGAAGAACCAGAAACCACTCGAGATGGCACCAAGCGAACTTATCGTTGGTGCAAAAAAGGGTGACGATGATGGTTCAGATCT TACCGATGACACTCAGATCTGCTCTTGTCACAACGTCACCAAAGGAGACGTAGTCAACGCGACCAAGGACGGAACATGCAAGAGCATCGGCGACGTCAAGTCATGCACCAAAGCCGGGACGGGATGCGGTGGCTGCATGCCTCTAGTTCAGACGATTTTCAACAAGACCATGGCTTCCATGGGTAACGAGGTCAAGAACCACCTATGTCCGCACTTTGAATACTCGCGTGCGGATCTCTTCAACATTATCTACATTAAGGGTCTCAAGAACTTTGCATCCGTCATGAAAGAAGCTGGAAAGGACCCCAACTCCTTGGGATGCGAGGCCTGCAAACCTACCATCGGAAACATTGTCTCCTCGCTATACAACAAGCACCTACTAGAGCTCAACAACCGAGGTCTTCAAGATACCAACGACAGATTCTTGGCAAATATCCAGCGTAATGGCACGTTCTCCGTCGTTCCCCGCGTTTCTGGTGGAGAGATCACCCCCGAGAAGCTCATTGTTATCGGCACGGTGGCGAAGAAGTACAATCTGTACACCAAGATCACCGGCGGTCAGCGCATCGACATGTTTGGCGCGCGGAAGCAAGATCTCCCAGATATCTGGCAAGAGCTCATTGACGGTGGTATGGAGTCAGGTCACGCATATGCCAAGTCACTGAGGACAGTCAAGTCATGTGTGGGTACTACGTGGTGTCGATTTGGTATCGGCGACAGTGTAGGCATGGCGGTACGCCTAGAAGAGCGCTATAAGTCCATCCGAGGACCGCATAAGATCAAGGGAGGAGTCTCAGGTTGCGTACGGGAGTGCGCCGAAGCGCAAAACAAGGACTTTGGTCTCATCGCTACCGAGAAAGGGTTTAACATCTTTGTCGGCGGCAATGGCGGCGCGAAACCACGACACTCTGAACTTCTGGCCAAAGACGTACCGCCGGATGACGTAGTACCCATTCTAGACCGTTATCTCTCCTTTTACATTCGCACGGCCGATAAGCTCCAGAGGACGGCGCGGTGGATGGAGAATCTCCCCGGCGGCATCAAGTACCTCCAAGAAGTCATCCTGGAAGACAAACTCGGTATATGTGCCGATCTAGAGAAGCAGATGGAAGACCTCGTCGGCACCTTCTTCTGCGAATGGACTGAAGTCCTCAAGGACCCCAAGAAGCGTTCTTGGTTCTCTCAGTTTGCAAACACATCAGAAACCATCGTCGACACCATCGAGCCGACCGAAGAGCGAGGCCAACAACGCCCATCGTACTGGCCCAAAGACAGCATCACAGAAGATTTCAGAGGCACAAAGTGGACAGAACTCTCCTGGCAGCCGCTCGTCAAGGCCGACGAGTTCAAAGACACCGACACGGGAGACAGCAAAGCCATCAAGCGCGGCGACACCCAACTCGCCGTCTTCAAGGTACGTGGGAAATATTACTGCACACAACAAATGTGTCCGCACAAGCGCGCCTTTGTCCTCTCCGACGGCCTCATCGGCGATGACATAGCCAACAACAAACTATGGGTCTCGTGTCCTTACCACAAGCGCAACTACGAGCTCTCGGGCGACAACGCAGGCAATTGTGCAAACGACGAGTCCGTCAACATTGCCGTGTTTCCGATTGAGGAAAGGGGCGATGGGTGGTTGTATGTCAAGTTACCCAGCGTGGAGGAGCTGGATAGTGTGCTGGGGACGAGTAAGTTCAAGATTAAGAAGAGCGAGACGGAAGATCCTTTTGTGGCGCTTGACAAGAAGTTGCAGAGGATGCAGTTGAAGGGGCGGAAGGGGATGCAGGTTTCACATCTTGAGGATGGGTTGGGGGAGAAGGGGAGGGCGGCACAGATACTCGCTGGTGGGGAGAGAGGGGCTGGTGGGCTAGACTGGTGA
- a CDS encoding peptidase M28, which produces MVDEMSAENIEATITKLVSFGTRHTLSTFNSSTRGINAARDWIASEMRKYAAESNGTMTVEVQSYVQGVASRIPFPVTISNVLAKATGSEDPSRVYVMTGHYDSRVTDVLNYESDAPGANDDASGTAIAMELARVLAKHQPKSTIILGAVSGEEQGLYGSTYLAQTLKNTSTNVEGMLNCDIVGSSTGDRGQKDPFTIRAFAQGPPPLSAESSAKAAQRLQIGGENDSPARELARFSAEVAANNATGMKVAIIYRLDRFLRGGDHTGFLQAGYPAIRYTEPNENFAHQHQDIRTENGTVYGDLIEFVDFDFTARVGKVNLATLWSLAQAPAMPRNVTIDATILDNESRIKWIISNSTDVASYEVVWRSTIASLWTHMLDVGKVGYVVLPLSKDNVIFGIRAVGKNGYKSPAVYPFPG; this is translated from the exons ATGGTCGATGAGATGAGCGCCGAGAACATCGAAGCTACCATCACCAAGTTGGTGTCATTCGGAACACGCCACACGCTGTCTACCTTCAACAGCTCAACCCGCGGTATCAATGCAGCACGTGATTGGATTGCCTCTGAGATGCGAAAGTATGCTGCTGAGAGTAACGGCACAATGACGGTCGAGGTCCAAAGTTATGTTCAGGGAGTGGCTAGCCGGATACCATTTCCCGTCACCATTTCCAATGTCCTAGCAAAGGCCACGGGAAGTGAGGATCCCAGTAGGGTCTACGTTATGACCGGGCACTATGACAGCAGAGTCACGGATGTGCTCAACTACGAGTCCGATGCTCCTGGTGCCAACGACGATGCCAGCGGCACAGCCA TTGCCATGGAACTTGCGCGCGTTCTAGCCAAGCACCAGCCCAAGTCCACCATCATCCTGGGTGCCGTGTCTGGTGAGGAGCAGGGCTTGTACGGCTCGACGTATCTTGCCCAGACACTAAAGAATACTAGCACGAATGTGGAAGGAATGCTCAACTGCGACATTGTTGGCTCTTCTACTGGCGACCGAGGCCAGAAGGACCCTTTTACTATACGCGCCTTTGCCCAGGGCCCTCCTCCACTTTCTGCCGAGAGTAGCGCCAAAGCGGCACAGCGTCTCCAGATTGGTGGCGAGAACGACAGCCCCGCCCGAGAACTTGCGCGATTCTCTGCCGAGGTTGCTGCCAACAATGCCACTGGCATGAAAGTTGCTATCATCTACCGTCTCGATCGTTTCCTGCGCGGCGGCGACCATACGGGTTTCTTACAAGCCGGATATCCAGCTATTCGCTATACCGAGCCCAACGAGAACTTTGCCCACCAACATCAAGACATCCGCACTGAAAACGGAACTGTGTATGGCGATCTTATAGAGTTTGTCGACTTTGATTTTACAGCGCGCGTAGGAAAGGTCAACCTCGCAACCCTGTGGTCTCTTGCCCAAGCACCTGCTATGCCACGTAATGTTACCATTGATGCAACTATCCTGGACAATGAGTCGCGCATCAAATGGATTATATCCAACAGCACCGATGTAGCAAGTTACGAAGTCGTATGGCGCTCCACTATCGCGAGTTTGTGGACTCACATGCTCGATGTGGGCAAAGTGGGATACGTCGTCCTTCCGCTTAGTAAAGACAATGTCATCTTTGGCATTAGAGCTGTTGGAAAGAATGGATACAAGAGCCCAGCGGTATACCCATTCCCTGGGTAA
- a CDS encoding V-SNARE-C domain containing protein: MMQCVNCRSLSGPPICNALFNSALRQSTSIRKDLDQFADAASPSPHLQAQLNASLTSFARTIDDYGKLAKQEPVQTKAEKAQERLKNFRAELEEYRTSFKRIKSANEDIQTTEARTELLGRRPHNTATPENPYAQHNLTAAAAQHSAFAPSQPYNPNAPYRPNPYSAGAPQGGDYDREGHVLRENTFFNKTSEQLDEFLDRGRAVLGDLGQQRDMLKGTQKRLYTVANTLGISGDTIRMVERRAKQDKWIFWAGVVIFFLFCWLVIHFLR, translated from the exons ATGATGCAATGTGTCAATTGCAGAAGTCTGTCTGGGCCGCCTATCTGT AACGCCCTCTTCAACTCAGCGTTGCGGCAATCGACGTCGATACGGAAAGACCTGGACCAGTTTGCTGACGCCGCATCGCCCTCGCCACATCTACAAGCCCAGCTCAACGCTTCCCTTACCTCGTTCGCGCGTACTATTGACGACTATGGCAAGCTCGCGAAGCAGGAGCCTGTCCAGACAAAGGCTGAAAAGGCACAAGAGAGACTGAAGAACTTCCGGGCTGAGCTTGAAGAGTACCGGACGAGCTTCAAGCGGATCAAGAGCGCGAATGAGGACATT CAAACCACAGAAGCCCGTACAGAACTCTTGGGTCGCCGTCCACACAACACAGCCACGCCCGAAAACCCGTACGCACAACACAATCTGACCGCAGCTGCTGCACAACATTCAGCCTTCGCCCCTTCACAGCCATACAACCCCAACGCTCCCTACCGACCCAATCCCTACTCGGCCGGCGCACCGCAAGGAGGGGACTACGACCGCGAAGGGCACGTGCTGAGAGAGAACACCTTTTTCAACAAGACTTCGGAACAGCTCGATGAGTTCTTGGACAGAGGAAGGGCTGTCTTGGGCGATCTCGGCCAGCAAAGAGATATGTTAAAAGGCACCCAAAAGAGGCTGTACACTGTTGCGAACACACTCGGTATTAGTGGAGATACGATACGCATGGTGGAGAGGAGAGCGAAGCAAGACAAGTGGATTTTCTGGGCTGGTGTGgtcatcttcttcttgttctgCTGGCTAGTTATACATTTCCTTCGCTGA